The Planctomycetota bacterium region CAGCGCCATTTCAACGCCCATGTCGTACTTCTTGTAGTTATTGGGCGAGGCGGCGGGATAGTTCGCCGGGTAGTTGTTGTACATCGACGCGCCGTTAAGCCAGAAAAGCCCGCGATCCGCGAACGTCACCGGGGCGGCGGAGACGTTGATCGTCTTGCCGAGGCGATAGCTCAAGGTATTGTTGAGTTCCGTCACATCGACGCCGGCGAAACTCAGGAAAAACGTCCCCAGGTCGATGTCCGTCGGGTACCACGCCCGCGGCGCGTCCGCCGCCGCGCTGTACGTGCCGTCGGCCTTGAGCAGACTCGTCGCCACGTTCATGTTGATCATCGCCGAGTTGTCGATGATGCGCACGGCCATCCAGTAGTTGAGGTTCTGAAGCGAAGGGATGATCGCCGGCTTCCACTTGGCGTCGTTGATCCCGTCGCCGGACGCATCGGCATCGGCGGTCGAACCGAGAATCTGCGTATTGTCGACGATGTTGGAAATCTGATCGAACACGCCCGAGGCGTTGGGCTCCGTCGAAGCGAGCCAGGGACTACTCGCGCCGGCGTAGTCGTAGTATTTCGCCGATCCGGTGAAGAAGCGGTCGTCGGTAAAATTGTTGGGCGTGCCGTTGTCGTTGATGCCCAGCGATCGGCGGAGCACTTCACGAATCTGTCCGATCACGGCGCGCGACACTTCGTCCATGTCGCGCACCTTGCGAATCTGCGTCGTCGCCACCTGGTCCCGCCGCGTCACATCCAACAGCGCCAACCCGATCAGAAAGATCAGCACCAGCACCGCCGCCACCAGCAGCAGAATCGACCCGCGACGATGCGCGGCGGCGCTGCGGAGCGCCAGGGTTTGCCGATGTTCAGAACTGTTCATGACCATGTCCTCTCTCGAAGCCGTTTCGTTGACGCCTAGCTGCGATTGACGCGGATGACCTGTTCAAACCACCGGCCCGGCTGATTGTCGGACCCGGGCACCACGCCCTTGTCGTCGTGCATGCGGTAGCGGATGCGGATCATGTAGGGCCACATCGCGGCGTTGGTCTTGCGGAAGACCCAGCCCTTGGCGATGTTCGTCGCCGTCAGCGCTGTCACACCGGGAGGCGAAAGCGAGATGCCGTACCACTTAATATTGCCCGACGCATCGGTGTCGACGGCCCCATCGGGCGGGGCGCTGTTGGTCGTGCCGGTGGCGTAGTCGCCTGCGAACTCGATCTGCAATTCGCTCACATTGGGGACAAAGAGCGGATGCATCTGTGCAAGCTGCGAACCGGAGGGCGCGCCGCCGGGGGAGGTCGCGTTGACGCGCAGGCGCTGCGTGCCGTAGGTGTAGGTCAGTGCGACGGTATCGGAAGTGGCGTTCTTGTTTATGTCGCCCAGCGACCATTTGCACACGTCGGCCAGGGCCGTGTACGCCTGCTTCGTCACGCCGCCGGTGTAGAACCCTGCCGCCGCCCCGCCGACGTTCGACGTCTCCGTCGCATCGGTGCAGGAGTTGCCCGACACCGATCCGCCTTCCAGGAACATCGCCTGCCGGCCGAGGATCCAGTTCAGGGCGTACTGATTGGACGTTCCGGCGGCACCGAGCGCGCCATCGTCCGTACCCGCCGCGGTGGTCCGCTGGCACTGCCCGTACCAGATTTTCACGAACGGCGCGCCGGAGGTGTTGGCGACGGAGTTGTCATTGCTGGGGCAGACCGGCTCGATGTCGTTCTTGTAACGGATGAACATGAGCTGATCGATGTTGCGCGTCGGCGGGGTCTGGATGTCCGACGACTTGAGCTTGACGCCGGTGATCGTCTTGTTGCCGATGATGAGCATGCCGCCGGCGGTCGGACCGACCATTTCCTCGGCATCGCGGTCGATCTGGTCGTTGGCGATGCGGGCGTGCTGAATGATCTTGCTCACGCCCAGTCCCGAGCTGACGGCGCTGCGGGCTGTGTTGAAGATCTGGTTGACGAAAAGAATCATGATGGTCGCGACGGCCATCGCCACGAGCATCTCGATCATGGTGAAAGCGGCTTGTCCGCGTCGCTTGTTCATCGCACCACCTCGTTGCCGAACTGGAGAATGCGGGCGGTCGTGACGGTGTTGTTGATCGGGGCGCCATGGAAGTAGTTGCCGGTCAGCGCGGCGGTGCCCTTGACGACGATCGCGCCGGTGGCGGCGTTGATGCCCGGCTCGCCCAGCGAGAGGTTCGCGTCGGAGATCGTCTGCGGCGGCACCGCCGGAGCCGCCGGATTGGGCACGCGCTTCATGACGATCACGAAGATCTGCCAGTCGCCGGTCGTCGAATCGCGACGAAAGAATATTTCCCAGTAAAAGTCGCGGTTCTCTGCGTTGCCGAGCGCGCCGCCATATGAATAGGTCCGCGGCTTGCTCGCGGGGTAACTGCGGTCGTTGAGAATCCAGGGGATATTGGTCCCCTGCGTGTAGGGCGACGCGGTCGGGTCAGGCAGGCGATGCACGGCGCCGTCGTTGTAGCTGGGCGTGGCGATGAGGTCGGCCTTGGACACGCCGCGGGCGCGGAGGGTGGCGTCGACGGCGGTGGTGAGTTGCTGGGCCATCAGTTCGTCGAACGTCGACTTCTGCACGGCCGAGGCGACGGGGAAGAGACTCGAGAGCGCGATGAGCCCCACGCCGAGGATCATCACGCTGAACATGATCTCAAGCAGAGTGAAGCCGGGATGTTGAGTGTGTCTGTTCACTGTGGGATCACCGCCCCGGTGTAACGATTGAAGTAAATCGTCGTTCCGTTGTTGATGAGCCAGTCACCCTGCGAGTTGGCCGCGAAGGTGTTGGACGTGGTGGAGTTGTTCTCTGCGGCGAGGGGCGAGCCGGTGGAGATGCTCGCGAAGACCTGCCGGAATGTTTCGATGTTGTAGAGAATCACGCCCGCCACAGTCTCGATATTGTCGAAGTCGCCAGCACGATATTTCTGATTGGTCGAGTCGAAGTTGCTTTTGACGAACATCGGGCTGGTGGGCTCGTAGGCGTCCGCGTAATAGGGGTTGCCGCTGATGGTGCTGGTGCGGCTGCTGCTGACCTGATAGGCGTTGTCGCCATTGGCATCGTAGTACACGGCCCGCAGCTCGCTGCTCATCGTGGAGCCGGTGTTGCGGACGACCATTTCACCGTTACGATCAAAGCGGAGGCAGAACGGCGGGGAGAGGAGCTTGACGGTCCCGCTGCCGATGGCGCCGCCGCCGCGGATGATGCCCACCGCGCCGACGCCGCGCGGCAGGTATCCGTAGGGTCGGCCGACGACATCCTTGTACGGATGCCGCGCCACGTTGAAACCGCTGATCGTGGTCGGGTCGACGTTTTCGATGATGCGCAATTCGCCCTGCGGCGTGACCAGCACGGCGACTCCGTCGTATGTTCCACCGGCGAACACAGGCGTGTTACCGGTGAAGCTGCGGGCGCTGGACACGGCGGCGGAGAGCGCGTTGACGCCGACGGCGACCTGCCCGCTGCCGGTCAGCGACTTGAGGTTCGGCGTGGCGATCGCCAATAGCAGGACGATGATCGAGATGACGATCAACAGTTCCGCCAGCGAGAAAGCGCGGCGGCGATCGGTTTTCATGATGGAGCGGCGACTCGTGTTCACTTGCTGGCCCCTTCATAGCTGTAGATGTTGTCCGCCGCGGCTTTGGCCAGCGCGGCGTTGGCTGCGGTCAGCGTATTACCCTGCATCTGAAGCGCGAGCTGCCGATAATCGCCGAAGCTGCCATCGGGACCGGCGGAGGCGAAGTATGAGAAGGGCTTCTTGGGCATGACGGCTTCAGGCGTGCCCGAATAGCTCACGCCGGTCTGCACATAGACGATGCGTTTGCCCCATGCATCATCAACTTCCAGCCAGTTCGGGCTACTGTTGACGCGATACACCTTCTCGCTCAAGCTCGAGAGCAACTTGGCAGGCGCGCTGCTGCTGCCGGACGACACGATCACAGAGACGAACCGAAGAATGGTGTACGACTCCCAGGTGCTAGCGTTATTGATCGTCAGCGCGCTGTTGGCGCCGCCGATGGGCGGGGCGGAGGAGACGTACGTTGTGCTGTTGCCGCTGATGTCCACGGGGCTGCCGGTGAGGCGTTCAAACTCCGCGTTAACGCCTTCGAGCGCGTTGAGTGTCGTGCGGGTCTGGTTTTTCTCGGCGGGCTGGATCGTGCCGGGGCCGTAGGCGATGCCGATGCCCAGCAGGATCATGATGATCACGATGACCACGAGGATCTCAACGAGCGAGAACGCGGCACGGGAAGTGCGGCGTGGGGAGTGCGGCGTGGGGAGTGCAGATGCAGCTTCCACGCCCGCGGAACGCTTCCGATCGGTTTTCACTCCACACTCCGAACTCCACATTCCCAATTTGTTTTTCGTTTTCATTTGGAGCTCTCCAGATCGAAGCTGTAGAGGTTGTCCGCGGACAGGGTGCGCTGCTGCGGATCGTTCGAGTCGAGGTTGCCGAACTGCCCGTCGGGTCCGGCGGAGACGACGAACGGCCGCAGGTTCGGGGAAGTCTGAAAGCGTTTGACGGTCGCCGCGGCGTCGGGGTCGGCGGCGTTGGGATCGACGTACAGGAGCGGCTGGCCGAAGCCGTCGACGACGGTGAACCAGCCGTCCGCGCCGTAGGTCAGCCCCGGCAGGTCCGCCACCAGCGACCCGGTCGTCGGGCTCGATCGCAGGTCGGCGATGCAGCGGCCCATGGCGGTTTTGATGTGGCGCGGCTCGCCGAGGCCGGGGTATTCGCCGTGCGCCTGATGGAACACTTCAATGCACCGATTGAGCGTGCGGAGCGTAGCGAGCGTCTGTCGCTGCGCCGAGTCATTGACGAGCGCATCGGACACGCCCACCAGCACGCCGAGCACGAGCGTGATGACCACCACGGCCGCGACGAGCTCCAGCAGCGTCATGCCGGCGACGCGGCGCATCGGATGCATCCGATGCG contains the following coding sequences:
- a CDS encoding prepilin-type N-terminal cleavage/methylation domain-containing protein, with product MNKRRGQAAFTMIEMLVAMAVATIMILFVNQIFNTARSAVSSGLGVSKIIQHARIANDQIDRDAEEMVGPTAGGMLIIGNKTITGVKLKSSDIQTPPTRNIDQLMFIRYKNDIEPVCPSNDNSVANTSGAPFVKIWYGQCQRTTAAGTDDGALGAAGTSNQYALNWILGRQAMFLEGGSVSGNSCTDATETSNVGGAAAGFYTGGVTKQAYTALADVCKWSLGDINKNATSDTVALTYTYGTQRLRVNATSPGGAPSGSQLAQMHPLFVPNVSELQIEFAGDYATGTTNSAPPDGAVDTDASGNIKWYGISLSPPGVTALTATNIAKGWVFRKTNAAMWPYMIRIRYRMHDDKGVVPGSDNQPGRWFEQVIRVNRS
- a CDS encoding prepilin-type N-terminal cleavage/methylation domain-containing protein codes for the protein MAHQQRNDDLLQSLHRGGDPTVNRHTQHPGFTLLEIMFSVMILGVGLIALSSLFPVASAVQKSTFDELMAQQLTTAVDATLRARGVSKADLIATPSYNDGAVHRLPDPTASPYTQGTNIPWILNDRSYPASKPRTYSYGGALGNAENRDFYWEIFFRRDSTTGDWQIFVIVMKRVPNPAAPAVPPQTISDANLSLGEPGINAATGAIVVKGTAALTGNYFHGAPINNTVTTARILQFGNEVVR
- a CDS encoding prepilin-type N-terminal cleavage/methylation domain-containing protein, whose translation is MNTSRRSIMKTDRRRAFSLAELLIVISIIVLLLAIATPNLKSLTGSGQVAVGVNALSAAVSSARSFTGNTPVFAGGTYDGVAVLVTPQGELRIIENVDPTTISGFNVARHPYKDVVGRPYGYLPRGVGAVGIIRGGGAIGSGTVKLLSPPFCLRFDRNGEMVVRNTGSTMSSELRAVYYDANGDNAYQVSSSRTSTISGNPYYADAYEPTSPMFVKSNFDSTNQKYRAGDFDNIETVAGVILYNIETFRQVFASISTGSPLAAENNSTTSNTFAANSQGDWLINNGTTIYFNRYTGAVIPQ